A region of the Gallaecimonas mangrovi genome:
CAGTCCCACATGGGAAAGCAATTGCCAGCAGCAATACCAAAAGCTTGTGCTTTGGCCACATTGGCGGTGACGGCAACAAAGTGCTTGGCCAAGTCTTCAAAACGGGCTCCTGCGGCTTGTAACCAATCACGGGCGCTTTCGCTGTTAGTCAGGGTTTCCTGGGTGCCAAAAGACTTGGAGGCGGTGATAAACAAGGTGGTTTCAGGGTTTAACTTGCCAAGCTTGTCGGCCAGGGCAGCGCCATCAATATTGGCAACGAAATGCACGTTAACGTTGTTTAGCCAATAGGGTTTGAGTGCTTCAGTAACAATTTTCGGCCCTAAAAAAGAGCCGCCAATGCCGATACTGACAACATCAGTAATGGCTTTGCCGGTAAAACCGTGCCAGTTACCGCCGTGCAGCTGGCTAACAAAATCATCCATGCGGGCCAGGGTTTGGGCCACTTCCTGATTGACCTGTTGGCCTTCGGCAATCACAGCGTCATCGGTGCTGCCACGTAACGCTACATGCAGCACCGCCCGGCCCTCGGTGTGGTTGATGGCCTTGCCGGCGAACATCTCTTCGATACGGTCTGTTAAATGGGCTTCATCTGCCAGCTTTGCAAAAAGCGCTAAGGTTGCATCGGTCAGGTGATTTTTACTGTAATCGAGCGTCAGGCCGGCTGCGCTTAGGCAAAATCGCTCTGCTCGTGCCGGGTCGGCGGCGAACAAGCTTTTTAAGTCGGGAAGAGCACTAAGATGCGCACTTAAGGCGGCATTGGATGGGAAACGTGTCAATCCAGTCATAGCTTCCTCTAAAAATAATAAAGGGGGACTTGCCCCCCTGTTTCATAGTTTTTCTAACAATAACTTCTCGAGCTTGAGTTGGTCTTCGGCAAATTTCCTGATGCCGTCAGCTAACTTTTCTACCGCCATGGCGTCACTGTTGTGCTGCCAGCGGTACTCGGCCTCGGTTAGGGGCGCTGGTTTGGGCTGTGAGGCCTGGTTGGCAGTGAGCTTGGCTGTCACCGGTGCGTCACTGGCCTTAAGCTCTGCCAACAGCGCCGGGCCAATTGTCAGGCGGTCGCAGCCAGCCAGCGCTAAGATCTCACCGACATTACGGAACGAGGCACCCATCACAACCGTGGGGTAACCGTGGGTTTTGAAGTAGTCGTAGATGCGGGTTACCGATACCACCCCCGGATCATCCTCGGCACCGTACTCTTTACCGGTATTGGCTTTGTACCAGTCAAGGATGCGGCCAACGAAGGGGGAGATCAAATACACACCGGCTTCGGCGCAAGCCCTGGCTTGGGCAAAGGAGAATAATAAGGTGAGGTTACAGTTAATCCCCTCTTTTTCAAGAATTTCTGCGGCGCGAATGCCTTCCCAGGTGGCGGCAATTTTAATCAGGATCCGCTCGGTGCCGACCCCGGCTTCTTTATAGAGTGCAACCAGCTTTCTGGCTTTATCGATGGTTGCTTGGGTATCGAAGGATAACCGGGCATCAACTTCGGTGGAAACGCGGCCCGGCACAATGTCCAAGATCGCCACACCAAAATTCACAGCCAGTTTGTCCATGGCGTTTTCTACTTGGCTCTTGGCATCAGAGCTTTGCGCCTTGGCCCAGGTCAGGGCATCGTTCACCAGAACCTGATACTCTGGCAACGAAGCAGCCTTGAGGATCAATGACGGGTTCGTTGTCGCATCCTGAGGCTGATATTGACGAATTGCGTCAATTTCCCCGGTATCTGCCACTATGGTGGTTAGAGCACTGAGCTGGTCAAGTTGATTGGACATACTTCCCTCTGTCTTGGAATGTCTGAAAATTTCTTACAAACGCTGGTTCACGGCAACTGGAAAAATCAGCTTAGCTAGGGTAATAGAGAATTTCAGTGAATAAAAAGAGCGAAAACGCTTTCTTGTCAGACTGGTCGGATGAGAGCAAATGAAATCGAGCAACACCAACTTCTTTATGCGGGTTTGGCAGGGAGATATTACCCGGCTGCCCGTAGATGCCATTGTGAATGCTGCTAACCCTACCTTATTGGGTGGCGGCGGTGTCGATGGTGCCATTCACCAAGCCGCAGGCCCCGAGCTGAAACAATATTGTGCCGGCCTTGGTGGCTGCGAAACCGGCCAAGCTAAATTAACGCCGGGCTTTAATCTTGCTGCGCAGTATCTGCTACATACCGTTGGGCCCGTTTGGCACGGCGGTAATCAAGGCGAAGCGGCACTGTTAGCGAGTTGCTATCGTAACAGCCTTTTGCTGGCAGACCAGGAAGGGATTGTCAGTATTGCCTTTCCTGCCATTAGTTGTGGTGTTTATGGTTATCCCCCAGAGCAAGCCAGTGACATTGCGGTAGCAAGCCTATATAAGGCCCTGAATGATTGCTTGCTCAACAAGCAAATCTGGCTGGTTGGTTTTGACCAAAAACAGGCGCAAATCTGGCAATACAGCCTGGACCGCTTTAGAGAGCCTGCCTAAGGCTGTTCATACCCCCCAAAATTCCCCTGCAAAACCCCCAATTCGTCGCTGGATAGAAAACGTTTGCGATTTTTTCTTTCCAGCGACCCCAAGCAATAAAACTGTCACATACCTTTGACAATATGCCCGTCGTTCGCCGAAAGGTTTTTTATTTAGTGTGTTGACACTTTTTTGGGGTAAGAAAATGAACTTTGCTAAGTCTGCTGTTGCTGCATCTTTGTTGATGGGCCTGGCTGGCCACGCTGCCGCCGCCACCGATGACCTTGTAAACATCTACGGTAAAATTAACGTAGACGTTCAAAATTCCGACACGGGTGAGTCTAAAACAGAAGTGAAAAGCAATGCTTCTCGCTTTGGTGTAAAGGGCAGTGCTGACCTGACCGATGGCCTGGAAGCCATTTACCAGATGGAATGGGAAGTCAACGTCACTGACGAAGATGCATCCAAAAGCTCTACCGATAACATCAAAGCGCGTAACCAGTTCGTGGGCCTGCGTGGTGGCTTTGGTACTGCCTTGGTTGGCCGTAACGACACTATGCTCAAGCAGTCCCAAGGTGGTGTTGACCAGTTCAACGACCTGCAAGGTGACTTGAAAACCCTGTTTAAAGGCGACAACCGTCTGGGCGATTCTTTCACCTACGAAACACCGACCTTCGGTGGCCTGTTCAAAATGGGCGTGTCTTACATCACTGAAGACAACACCTCACAGCGTGAAAAAAGTGACGGTGACTACAGCGACGGCGTCTCTGTTGCCGCCATGCTGGGTGATTCCCACCTGAAAAAAACCAGCTACTACGCCTCAGTTGCTTATGACGACGACGTTGCTGGCTACAACACCCTGCGTGCTTCTGCCCAAGCCAAATTTGGCGCTTTCATCCTGGGCGGTATGTATCAAAAAGGTGAAAATTCTGGTGACACCAGC
Encoded here:
- a CDS encoding porin, whose amino-acid sequence is MNFAKSAVAASLLMGLAGHAAAATDDLVNIYGKINVDVQNSDTGESKTEVKSNASRFGVKGSADLTDGLEAIYQMEWEVNVTDEDASKSSTDNIKARNQFVGLRGGFGTALVGRNDTMLKQSQGGVDQFNDLQGDLKTLFKGDNRLGDSFTYETPTFGGLFKMGVSYITEDNTSQREKSDGDYSDGVSVAAMLGDSHLKKTSYYASVAYDDDVAGYNTLRASAQAKFGAFILGGMYQKGENSGDTSLDYDGFLVSGAYVIDKITLKLQYQDSDLHDLGATNYKNATSAGIDYKLGNTTKVYAFYTKFAAIDGEDDGNYLALGIEQKF
- a CDS encoding O-acetyl-ADP-ribose deacetylase, translated to MKSSNTNFFMRVWQGDITRLPVDAIVNAANPTLLGGGGVDGAIHQAAGPELKQYCAGLGGCETGQAKLTPGFNLAAQYLLHTVGPVWHGGNQGEAALLASCYRNSLLLADQEGIVSIAFPAISCGVYGYPPEQASDIAVASLYKALNDCLLNKQIWLVGFDQKQAQIWQYSLDRFREPA
- the tal gene encoding transaldolase, which translates into the protein MSNQLDQLSALTTIVADTGEIDAIRQYQPQDATTNPSLILKAASLPEYQVLVNDALTWAKAQSSDAKSQVENAMDKLAVNFGVAILDIVPGRVSTEVDARLSFDTQATIDKARKLVALYKEAGVGTERILIKIAATWEGIRAAEILEKEGINCNLTLLFSFAQARACAEAGVYLISPFVGRILDWYKANTGKEYGAEDDPGVVSVTRIYDYFKTHGYPTVVMGASFRNVGEILALAGCDRLTIGPALLAELKASDAPVTAKLTANQASQPKPAPLTEAEYRWQHNSDAMAVEKLADGIRKFAEDQLKLEKLLLEKL